ATCAAAACCTCACCCGCGAAGGTTTGTTAGTTAATTAAATATCATACGGCAGGTCTCCTGGCTTAAGACATCGTTTAACGCCTTCCCGGGGAAATTCAGAATGCAAAATTTAATCTTGCACTATGAATTTAATTTTAATTTCCCAGTGGCATAAAGTTAAACGACTTTATCTGTCTTTTACAGTTGCGGGGCAGCACCGGAATACCCACTTTTTGCATGGTTCACCGGTTTCCCTATTAAGTCGATTACGACACCGTATAACAATTTTTTTAAGAACAAAAGTAAAATACGAATTAAAGTATATTCAGGCAATTAGATGAAAAATAATAACGGATAATTCATAAATATTTTTGAAATTAAAAACTATTCGCTGTATTTTTAACACAAACAATTAATCATCGTTATTTCTGTGGTAGTAGTTTTGAACTTATCAGTCACATCATTAATCTTTTCAAAACATTCTTCTTTGTTCAGTAATTACATTATAATATCTAATTCGGGAGGAATTTAATGGGCTGGTTTTTAGAAAGTTTAAATTCATCTATCGGTAAAAAAATTGTTATGGCTGTCACTGGTATTTGTTTGATTTTGTTCCTAATTGTTCATCTAATTAATAATCTAACACTTTACGGGGGTCCCGATTTGTTTGACACTGTAGTAAAAAACCTAGATTCAATTAAACCCTTAGTGAGAGTGATAGAAGTTATTTTAGCACTTGTATTTTTGCTCCACATAATATACGGTACATATTTGTGGTATAAAAACAAAAAGGCTCGCCCGGTTAAATACAAAATTAATGCTTCTTCTAAAAATAGCGATATCTATTCACGTACCACCTTTGTTACAGGAAGTATAATTTTTATTTTTCTTGTAATTCATCTAAGAACATTTTGGTATGCATTTAACTTT
The sequence above is drawn from the Melioribacteraceae bacterium 4301-Me genome and encodes:
- a CDS encoding succinate dehydrogenase cytochrome b subunit, which encodes MGWFLESLNSSIGKKIVMAVTGICLILFLIVHLINNLTLYGGPDLFDTVVKNLDSIKPLVRVIEVILALVFLLHIIYGTYLWYKNKKARPVKYKINASSKNSDIYSRTTFVTGSIIFIFLVIHLRTFWYAFNFGNPMTDLHHYYQFTVETFQNPIYSLFYIFAMILLGFHLNHGFQSAFQTFGWNNKKYFPIIQKLGTIYALVTAVGFASIPVYFLFFYGGN